The Fusarium oxysporum Fo47 chromosome II, complete sequence genome includes a region encoding these proteins:
- a CDS encoding flavo protein subunit of succinate dehydrogenase/fumarate reductase, with protein sequence MWSRALTPAGVREHLKLVCKSLNFLIIPRPRSVPRDIDHQHPEAESSKIFRLEYISMYDLVVVGHGIAGLAAAVSAAEFSPSAQIAVLEHAPEHASGGNSRWSPANMRMPSVNEVLPGFVDDMVAASRSGGDRAYFERLASQAPEALQWLEKQGVQFHAMDYFLKSWPNRIQPIGKGAAIVEALKQSAKSKGVQLVYNCRAQRLHLGRGQAMIEAADGRRIIARSVVLASGGFQGSPDMLRTHLGPGAETLRPISPGTAWNAGDGIQMALANGAKASGDWNGMHSEVIDPRSSQPAPLVLNYPYGVVVNQDGKRFVDEGAGLVHDTWEHLSRTIHFDTPGRLAWAICDSRFFQLEDHEAAIRSDMPPVTADTISGLAAQMGMPEQALLNTILNYNAACNANMSGFTAGRLDNLATTSGLQPSKSNWARPLDAPPYTAFPLAAAIVYTFGGIATDVEARVLGQRGIIPNLYAAGEITGHFYEKAPNAVAVMRALVFGRIAGLHAISSHQTERSVPLG encoded by the coding sequence ATGTGGTCACGCGCACTCACCCCTGCAGGAGTCCGCGAGCATCTGAAGCTTGTATGTAAGAGCCTCAATTTTCTAATAATACCGCGACCAAGAAGTGTTCCAAGAGACATAGACCACCAACACCCTGAAGCCGAGTCCTCTAAGATTTTCAGACTCGAGTATATCAGCATGTACGACCTTGTCGTAGTTGGTCATGGCATTGCCGGCCTCGCCGCTGCAGTATCAGCTGCAGAATTCTCGCCCTCGGCGCAGATAGCCGTGCTAGAGCATGCACCAGAGCATGCGAGCGGTGGAAACTCACGCTGGAGCCCTGCCAACATGCGAATGCCATCTGTCAATGAGGTATTACCAGGCTTCGTGGACGACATGGTGGCTGCAAGCAGAAGTGGTGGCGACCGCGCGTATTTCGAAAGGCTGGCTAGCCAGGCCCCTGAAGCCCTCCAATGGCTCGAAAAGCAGGGGGTGCAGTTTCACGCCATGGACTATTTCTTGAAATCTTGGCCTAACAGGATCCAGCCTATTGGCAAAGGTGCTGCCATTGTCGAAGCCCTCAAGCAATCAGCCAAATCGAAGGGTGTCCAACTGGTGTATAATTGCCGTGCCCAGCGACTTCATCTTGGCCGAGGACAGGCCATGATTGAGGCAGCTGATGGGCGACGAATCATTGCCCGGTCTGTTGTGCTCGCCAGTGGTGGGTTTCAAGGCAGTCCAGACATGCTGCGTACTCATCTTGGTCCTGGTGCGGAGACGTTGAGACCGATATCACCTGGGACGGCCTGGAACGCCGGCGACGGCATCCAGATGGCGCTGGCCAACGGAGCCAAGGCCTCTGGCGATTGGAACGGAATGCACAGCGAAGTAATCGACCCACGGAGCAGTCAGCCAGCGCCACTGGTCCTCAATTACCCGTACGGGGTTGTGGTGAATCAAGACGGAAAGCGGTTCGTAGATGAAGGTGCTGGACTCGTGCATGACACGTGGGAGCATCTTTCCAGAACCATACATTTTGACACACCGGGCCGCTTAGCCTGGGCAATTTGTGATTCCAGATTTTTTCAATTGGAGGACCATGAGGCAGCTATCCGCTCCGATATGCCGCCGGTGACAGCGGACACGATTTCTGGTCTGGCGGCACAGATGGGGATGCCGGAACAAGCGCTTCTGAACACAATCTTAAACTACAATGCAGCCTGTAACGCAAACATGTCTGGCTTTACGGCGGGCCGGCTTGATAATCTCGCCACTACCTCAGGCTTGCAACCATCGAAATCGAACTGGGCTAGGCCGCTCGACGCTCCGCCGTATACCGCATTCCCCTTAGCCGCGGCCATTGTCTACACTTTCGGCGGCATTGCGACTGATGTGGAAGCGCGCGTTCTTGGCCAGAGAGGCATCATTCCTAATCTATATGCTGCAGGTGAGATTACTGGCCATTTCTACGAGAAGGCTCCAAATGCAGTGGCCGTTATGCGGGCACTCGTCTTTGGACGTATTGCTGGCCTCCATGCCATAAGCTCCCATCAGACAGAGAGAAGTGTACCGTTGGGTTAG